In Stenotrophomonas sp. ESTM1D_MKCIP4_1, a single genomic region encodes these proteins:
- a CDS encoding PAAR domain-containing protein, translating to MLIVVGDALQTGGSVLSGSPHTDIEGRAVARVGDRVICARHGPGSIVSGDASLVIDGQPVAREGDKASCGCALMAGQQQRAHVVGGGGGGGAGGKAMAALGAVASVAKVLLKKPELRTPGFAPPGTEAPQCWVRDHEVLVDRDIDGRYYQTTELDGTRVPLISRVTFRIQVPLKSEGDALVFIRARAVAQPGVSSAQLEAAKRQMQEGIDRHWNGKLRLSVNDPLCGIRTFPIRYAVEWDAPSHDYTVRVHTRFDREQLDYPVVDVSIATDLLTFAHEFGHCVGLPDEYSYAPETWNVQYVRPDGSLDANKIVALPAEDDPGEDETIMSSSEVIRPFHAWSVALEVRELLTREIGREITCDII from the coding sequence ATGCTCATCGTAGTTGGCGACGCCCTGCAGACGGGCGGCTCGGTTCTTTCAGGTTCCCCCCACACCGATATCGAAGGTCGCGCGGTAGCCCGCGTGGGCGACCGGGTCATCTGTGCCCGCCACGGGCCCGGTTCCATCGTCAGCGGCGATGCCAGCCTGGTCATCGACGGCCAGCCGGTCGCGCGCGAGGGCGACAAGGCCAGCTGCGGCTGCGCCCTGATGGCTGGCCAGCAGCAGCGTGCGCATGTTGTGGGTGGTGGCGGTGGTGGCGGTGCGGGTGGAAAGGCGATGGCCGCACTTGGCGCAGTTGCTTCGGTCGCAAAGGTGTTGCTGAAGAAGCCGGAGCTGAGGACGCCGGGTTTTGCGCCGCCAGGCACCGAGGCACCGCAGTGCTGGGTGCGTGATCATGAGGTTCTGGTCGACCGCGATATCGACGGGCGCTATTACCAGACCACCGAGCTGGACGGCACACGCGTCCCGCTGATCTCGAGGGTAACCTTCCGGATTCAGGTACCCCTCAAGTCGGAAGGGGATGCCCTCGTATTCATCCGGGCCCGAGCAGTTGCGCAGCCGGGTGTCAGCAGCGCGCAGTTGGAAGCCGCCAAGCGGCAGATGCAGGAAGGCATCGACAGGCACTGGAACGGCAAGCTGCGGCTGTCGGTGAATGATCCCCTGTGCGGAATCCGTACCTTCCCCATCCGCTATGCAGTGGAATGGGATGCGCCTTCGCACGACTACACGGTGCGTGTGCATACCCGCTTTGATCGGGAGCAGCTCGACTATCCCGTAGTGGATGTGTCCATCGCGACGGATCTGCTCACGTTCGCCCATGAGTTCGGCCATTGCGTTGGCCTGCCTGATGAGTATTCCTACGCGCCAGAGACATGGAATGTGCAGTACGTTCGCCCCGATGGCAGCTTGGATGCCAACAAGATCGTCGCCTTGCCGGCTGAAGACGATCCGGGCGAGGATGAGACCATCATGTCGTCCAGCGAAGTGATCAGGCCCTTCCATGCTTGGTCCGTGGCGCTGGAGGTACGGGAGCTGTTGACCCGCGAAATCGGCCGGGAGATCACATGCGACATTATCTGA
- a CDS encoding GNAT family N-acetyltransferase: MPIHYRPALPADAAACIDLRGRTRENAFSAAQLAELGITVDSWAAGIAEGDFIGRIAEDDGTLVGYGFADRDSGEVLVLAVLPDHEGQGIGQRLLQEVIALARAAGHARLFLACSADPRSRSHGFYRHLGWRPTGEVDEAGDEILELR, encoded by the coding sequence ATGCCCATCCACTACCGCCCTGCACTACCCGCTGATGCGGCCGCCTGCATCGATCTGCGCGGGCGCACCCGAGAAAACGCCTTCAGTGCCGCGCAGCTGGCCGAACTGGGCATCACCGTGGACAGCTGGGCGGCCGGCATCGCCGAGGGTGATTTCATCGGCCGCATCGCCGAAGACGACGGCACCCTGGTCGGCTACGGCTTCGCCGACCGCGACAGTGGCGAGGTGCTGGTGCTGGCCGTGCTGCCGGACCACGAAGGCCAGGGTATCGGCCAACGACTGTTGCAGGAGGTGATCGCGCTGGCCCGCGCGGCCGGGCATGCACGCCTGTTCCTGGCCTGCTCGGCCGATCCGCGATCCCGCTCGCATGGTTTCTACCGCCACCTGGGCTGGCGGCCGACCGGCGAGGTGGACGAAGCCGGCGACGAGATTCTTGAACTGCGCTGA
- a CDS encoding LysR family transcriptional regulator ArgP produces the protein MRIDHAQLRALAAVIREGSFDRAAQSLNVTPSAISQRVKALEDRIGRLLVKRGTPATATAEGQLLVQLAEQTALLEHDALHRMGLADEDLPQASIPVAVNHDSLETWFPQAAQQFAQNTGTTLDLRVEDQDHTVELLRQGTVLGAVTTLDEPVQGCQIHALGSIRYAATCTPEFRERHFAKGVTAQALAQAPVLVFNRKDDMQSRFARRMAGDELPSTAPTWWIPSTRAFVQANLGGLGWTMNPLPLVKRHLDAGRLVYVRQRAWEDVPLYWQHWKGDVQTMALLTEAVLEASSTLVRRKR, from the coding sequence ATGCGCATCGATCATGCCCAGCTGCGGGCCCTGGCGGCGGTCATCCGCGAGGGCAGCTTCGACCGTGCGGCGCAGTCGCTCAATGTCACCCCGTCGGCCATCTCGCAGCGGGTGAAGGCGTTGGAGGACCGGATTGGCCGCCTGCTTGTCAAGCGCGGCACACCGGCCACCGCCACCGCCGAGGGCCAGCTGCTGGTGCAGCTGGCTGAACAGACCGCACTGCTGGAACACGACGCGCTGCATCGCATGGGGCTGGCCGATGAGGACCTGCCCCAGGCCAGCATCCCCGTGGCAGTGAACCATGACAGCCTGGAAACCTGGTTTCCGCAGGCCGCGCAGCAGTTCGCGCAGAACACCGGCACCACCCTGGACCTGCGCGTGGAGGACCAAGACCACACCGTGGAGCTGCTGCGCCAGGGCACTGTGCTGGGCGCCGTGACCACGCTGGATGAGCCGGTGCAGGGTTGCCAGATCCATGCGCTGGGCAGCATCCGCTACGCGGCCACCTGCACCCCGGAGTTCCGCGAGCGCCACTTCGCCAAAGGGGTGACGGCGCAGGCGCTGGCGCAGGCGCCGGTACTGGTGTTCAACCGCAAGGACGACATGCAGTCGCGCTTCGCCCGGCGGATGGCGGGGGATGAACTGCCCAGCACGGCGCCGACCTGGTGGATTCCCTCCACCCGGGCCTTCGTGCAGGCCAACCTGGGCGGCCTGGGCTGGACGATGAACCCGCTGCCGCTGGTGAAGCGGCACCTGGATGCGGGGCGACTGGTGTACGTACGGCAGCGGGCATGGGAGGACGTGCCGCTGTACTGGCAGCACTGGAAGGGGGATGTGCAGACGATGGCGCTGCTGACCGAAGCGGTGCTGGAGGCTTCCAGCACGCTGGTCCGGCGCAAGCGGTAG
- a CDS encoding LysE family transporter: MFSVISASTGLGAWFSGAATGVGLFAVVGAQSAFILRQGILRKHIVPVVATCAAIDAIFIFASVAGLRTLTSALPWLTSAVLWTGVAFLAWYAMKSARRAFAGGGGMGEADSDDGSRRAVLLAAVGFSLINPHFWLDMMVIGSIAENFGNARMAFAAGVVTASCLWLTAQGLGARLLAPLFTKPSTWRVLDGTIAVILSILALTLAIRGVH, translated from the coding sequence ATGTTCTCGGTCATCTCCGCCAGCACCGGCCTCGGTGCCTGGTTCTCTGGTGCCGCTACCGGCGTCGGCCTGTTCGCCGTGGTCGGTGCCCAGAGCGCCTTCATCCTGCGCCAGGGCATCCTGCGCAAGCACATCGTGCCGGTGGTCGCCACCTGCGCGGCCATCGATGCGATCTTCATCTTCGCCAGCGTGGCCGGCCTGCGCACGCTTACCTCGGCGCTGCCGTGGCTCACCAGCGCCGTACTGTGGACCGGCGTGGCCTTCCTGGCCTGGTATGCGATGAAGTCCGCGCGCCGTGCCTTCGCCGGTGGCGGTGGCATGGGCGAGGCCGACAGCGATGACGGCAGCCGCCGTGCGGTGCTGCTGGCCGCCGTGGGCTTCTCGCTCATCAACCCGCATTTCTGGCTGGACATGATGGTGATCGGTTCGATTGCCGAGAACTTCGGCAATGCACGCATGGCGTTCGCCGCCGGTGTGGTCACCGCCAGCTGCCTGTGGCTGACCGCGCAGGGCCTGGGAGCCCGCCTGCTGGCGCCGCTGTTCACCAAGCCCAGCACCTGGCGCGTGCTCGACGGCACCATCGCCGTCATCCTCAGCATCCTGGCGCTCACCCTGGCCATCCGCGGGGTGCACTGA
- a CDS encoding prolyl oligopeptidase family serine peptidase, whose protein sequence is MRTLFLTAWLVLASMPAAAATVDLDRFLKEEVFTEIKISPTGEYVAATAPVEAGTALAVFRVADMQMVGSFRPLRNNHVGTFDWVSRDRLLVGLGVSDGPLDRPGLTGELFAVSADGKEGKLLVGFRSPGRGRDRSVMPADSVMAFLADDLRDDDSSVLVAVTPIFSSASTQVERMDVLTGRRTAVAQAPMAGASFTTDNQGNVRFARARDADNKVRLYYRQGEGSPWVLVNDEAASGHLEVALGFDDSGAVAYLQVEQAEGPDAIVAWNPASGERREVLRDTVLDPAQILLRPGTRQPVGALFLGEAPRTRFFDEASPEARLYRSLQAGLGAAVVVTSSTHDGQTLLVESWSGSNPGDVYLYNTTSKAARHLISRSEWIDPAEGASVRPIQLDARDGRALRGFVTVPHGRELCGLPMVVMPHGGPFGEFDKGGYDAETQMLAAAGYAVLQVNFRGSSGYGREHLLAGQKQWGRAMQDDVTDATRWAIAQGWADAGRICIYGASYGAYAAMMGAAREPGLYRCAAGFAGVYDLPLMHVRGDIRANTSGKTYLREWLGDANDLARWSPVNLSAQVKVPVLLAAGRDDQRAPPVHTERMTAALKKAGVPVQTLYYRHEGHGLYRDANRRDYFTHLLAFLADSLGGATAGPVAAPARRGSRAP, encoded by the coding sequence ATGCGCACGTTGTTTCTCACCGCCTGGCTGGTCCTGGCGTCGATGCCGGCTGCCGCAGCGACGGTCGATCTTGATCGCTTCCTGAAAGAAGAGGTCTTCACCGAGATCAAGATCTCACCCACGGGCGAATACGTGGCTGCCACCGCGCCGGTCGAAGCCGGCACGGCGCTGGCGGTGTTCCGGGTGGCCGACATGCAGATGGTGGGGTCCTTCCGGCCGCTGCGTAACAACCACGTCGGCACGTTCGACTGGGTCAGCCGTGACCGCTTGCTGGTGGGCCTGGGCGTGTCCGACGGCCCGCTGGACCGTCCGGGCCTGACCGGCGAGCTGTTCGCCGTCAGCGCCGATGGCAAGGAAGGCAAGCTGCTGGTGGGCTTCCGTTCGCCCGGGCGCGGCCGCGACAGATCGGTGATGCCGGCCGATTCGGTCATGGCTTTCCTCGCCGACGACCTGCGCGATGACGACAGCAGCGTGCTGGTTGCGGTCACCCCCATTTTCAGCAGCGCCTCCACCCAGGTCGAGCGCATGGACGTACTGACCGGCCGCCGCACGGCAGTGGCGCAGGCGCCGATGGCCGGTGCCTCGTTCACCACCGACAACCAGGGCAACGTGCGTTTTGCACGGGCACGCGACGCCGACAACAAGGTCCGCCTCTATTACCGGCAGGGTGAGGGAAGCCCCTGGGTGCTGGTGAACGACGAGGCCGCCAGCGGCCACCTGGAAGTGGCGCTGGGATTTGATGACAGCGGTGCGGTCGCGTATCTGCAGGTGGAACAGGCCGAAGGCCCCGATGCCATCGTTGCCTGGAACCCCGCCAGTGGTGAGAGGCGTGAGGTACTGCGCGACACCGTGCTCGACCCCGCGCAGATCCTGCTGCGACCGGGTACCCGGCAGCCGGTAGGTGCACTGTTCCTGGGCGAAGCCCCGCGCACCCGCTTCTTCGACGAAGCATCGCCCGAAGCGCGGCTCTACCGCAGCCTGCAGGCGGGGTTGGGCGCGGCGGTGGTGGTGACGTCCAGCACCCACGATGGGCAGACCCTGCTGGTCGAATCGTGGTCGGGCAGCAACCCCGGCGACGTCTATCTCTACAACACCACCAGCAAGGCAGCGCGCCACCTGATCAGCCGCAGCGAATGGATCGACCCGGCCGAGGGTGCCAGCGTGCGGCCGATCCAGCTGGATGCCCGCGATGGGCGTGCGCTGCGTGGCTTCGTGACCGTACCCCATGGGCGCGAACTGTGTGGGCTGCCGATGGTGGTGATGCCGCACGGTGGGCCGTTCGGCGAATTCGACAAGGGCGGCTACGATGCCGAGACGCAGATGCTCGCCGCAGCCGGCTACGCCGTGCTGCAGGTCAACTTCCGCGGCTCCTCCGGCTATGGCCGCGAACACCTGCTGGCGGGCCAGAAGCAATGGGGCCGGGCGATGCAGGACGATGTCACCGATGCCACGCGCTGGGCCATCGCGCAGGGCTGGGCTGACGCCGGGCGCATCTGCATCTACGGCGCCAGCTATGGCGCCTATGCGGCCATGATGGGGGCGGCGCGCGAGCCGGGGCTCTACCGCTGCGCGGCAGGTTTTGCCGGGGTGTATGACCTGCCGCTGATGCACGTCCGCGGTGATATCCGCGCCAACACCTCGGGCAAGACCTACCTGCGCGAGTGGTTGGGTGACGCAAATGACCTGGCCCGCTGGTCGCCGGTCAATCTGTCCGCACAGGTCAAGGTGCCTGTGCTGCTGGCGGCGGGCCGGGACGACCAGCGGGCGCCGCCGGTGCACACCGAGCGCATGACTGCAGCGCTGAAGAAGGCCGGCGTACCGGTGCAGACGCTCTATTACCGCCATGAGGGCCATGGCCTGTACCGCGACGCCAACCGGCGCGACTACTTCACCCATCTGCTGGCGTTCCTGGCCGACAGCCTGGGCGGCGCCACCGCAGGCCCGGTTGCGGCACCCGCCCGGCGGGGGAGCCGGGCGCCGTGA
- a CDS encoding S9 family peptidase: protein MRKTMMAALLALACSVPTAAGAVDLDKFVRQESFKDIKISPGGDYYAATLPFEDSTAVVIMQTADNKPVGTFRPPRNNHATGFDWVSNERVLIELSEKFGSLDTPQPTGELYAINANGGRGELLVGYRVEGNGPGTRIQPKKVEAVAAFLTDELAGDDRNVLVAVWPFSKDPYTRIERLDVTSGRRVQVAGSPVRNASFTTDNKGEVRFARGAGSDNVNKLYYRPAGNTPWVLVNDEAVTHRVETAIGFSEDNRLAYFNVQQPKGPNVIVSWDPVSGERRTVLADDVVDPYRIIYRNGTRVPVGALYVGDTTRSRFFDETSADARLYHSLEAAFKQPVYITSSTRDGSKVLVETWTGNDPGAFYVFDTVAKAAQHLISRSEWLDVDKTAPVRAVSLKARDGLPLHGFLTLPHGSDGRNLPMVVLPHGGPYQVFDSGRYDMESQLLADAGYAVLQINFRGSDNYGRAHAQAGAREWGGAMQDDVTDATRWAVAQGIANKDRICIYGASYGAYSAMMGVVREPGLYQCAAGYVGVYDLPMMFSRGDVQERGSGMTYLRDWLGDPAKLGAVSPVNLAGQIKVPVFLAAGGEDKRAPIEHTKRMEAALKKAGTPVQSLYYSTEGHGFYRPENKREYYTRLLAFLSNSLGGAQASATPPAGSSKAP, encoded by the coding sequence ATGCGCAAGACAATGATGGCCGCGCTGCTGGCGCTGGCCTGTTCGGTGCCGACCGCGGCCGGTGCCGTGGACCTGGACAAGTTCGTACGCCAGGAATCGTTCAAGGACATCAAGATTTCGCCCGGGGGCGACTACTACGCCGCCACGCTGCCGTTCGAGGACAGCACCGCGGTGGTCATCATGCAGACCGCGGACAACAAGCCGGTAGGCACGTTCCGTCCGCCCCGCAACAACCATGCCACAGGCTTTGACTGGGTCAGCAACGAGCGTGTGCTGATCGAGCTGTCGGAAAAGTTCGGTTCGCTGGATACGCCGCAACCGACCGGTGAGCTGTACGCGATCAACGCCAATGGCGGGCGCGGCGAGCTGCTGGTCGGCTACCGGGTAGAGGGCAACGGTCCCGGCACCCGCATCCAGCCGAAGAAAGTGGAGGCGGTGGCCGCCTTCCTCACGGATGAACTGGCCGGCGATGACCGCAACGTGCTGGTCGCCGTGTGGCCGTTCAGCAAGGATCCGTACACCCGCATCGAGCGGCTGGACGTCACCTCGGGCCGACGCGTGCAGGTCGCCGGTTCGCCGGTCCGCAATGCCAGCTTCACCACCGACAACAAGGGTGAAGTGCGTTTCGCCCGAGGTGCGGGCAGCGACAACGTCAACAAGCTGTACTACCGCCCGGCGGGCAACACTCCGTGGGTGCTGGTGAACGACGAAGCCGTCACCCATCGGGTCGAGACCGCCATCGGCTTCTCCGAAGACAACCGCCTGGCGTACTTCAACGTGCAGCAGCCGAAGGGGCCGAACGTCATTGTCAGCTGGGACCCGGTCTCCGGCGAGCGGCGCACGGTGCTGGCCGATGACGTGGTTGATCCGTACCGCATCATCTACCGCAACGGCACCCGCGTGCCGGTGGGCGCGCTGTACGTGGGTGATACCACCCGCAGCCGGTTCTTCGATGAGACCTCGGCCGATGCACGCCTGTACCACAGCCTGGAAGCGGCCTTCAAACAGCCGGTCTACATCACCTCCAGCACGCGCGACGGCAGCAAGGTGCTGGTGGAAACCTGGACCGGCAATGATCCGGGCGCCTTCTATGTGTTCGATACGGTGGCCAAGGCGGCGCAACACCTGATCAGCCGCAGTGAATGGCTGGACGTGGACAAGACCGCGCCGGTGCGCGCGGTGTCCCTGAAGGCCCGCGACGGCCTGCCGCTGCATGGTTTCCTCACGCTGCCGCACGGCAGTGATGGCCGCAACCTGCCGATGGTGGTGCTGCCGCACGGTGGACCGTACCAGGTCTTCGATTCCGGGCGCTATGACATGGAATCGCAGCTGCTGGCCGACGCCGGCTATGCGGTGCTGCAGATCAACTTCCGTGGCTCGGACAACTACGGCCGCGCGCATGCCCAAGCAGGTGCGAGGGAGTGGGGCGGCGCCATGCAGGATGACGTCACCGATGCAACCCGATGGGCGGTCGCGCAGGGCATCGCCAACAAGGATCGCATCTGCATCTACGGGGCCAGCTATGGCGCGTACTCGGCGATGATGGGGGTCGTGCGCGAACCGGGCCTGTACCAGTGTGCGGCCGGGTACGTGGGCGTGTATGACCTGCCGATGATGTTCAGCCGTGGTGACGTGCAGGAGCGAGGGTCGGGCATGACCTACCTGCGTGACTGGCTGGGCGACCCGGCGAAGCTGGGCGCGGTTTCTCCGGTCAACCTTGCCGGGCAGATCAAGGTGCCGGTGTTCCTGGCGGCCGGTGGCGAAGACAAGCGCGCCCCGATCGAGCACACCAAGCGGATGGAAGCGGCGCTGAAGAAGGCCGGCACGCCGGTGCAGAGCCTGTACTACAGCACCGAAGGCCACGGTTTCTACCGTCCGGAGAACAAGCGCGAGTACTACACCCGCCTGCTGGCGTTCCTGTCCAACAGCCTGGGTGGGGCGCAGGCCAGCGCCACGCCGCCGGCAGGCAGCAGCAAGGCACCGTAA
- a CDS encoding prolyl oligopeptidase family serine peptidase: MKPVFLIAGLLALCGASPVRAADIALDDYLRRAEFNDIQLSPTGEYLAMTVPLDGATAVAVLRTSTLELVGNFRPPRNNHANSVDWVSDNRLLIGLAEKWGALDAPRPTGELYAMDANGKRGDLLVGYRARPDEPGQVSGRVVEPVAAFVADPRLGDERNVLISLWPFANDTSARLERMDVITGRRVLVSRSPVQRATFTTDNDGVLRFAHGAAEDNINKLYYRQDDGRWTLLNDEGSSQRIERPVGFSADNQLAYLVVEQVHGPDAVVSWNPRSGERRTMLQDTVVDPTYIIHQPGTRVPVGVQFVGAVPRSAFFDEQSPTARIQRMLEKAFPGQVVSLLSATADNARILVKVDSGRNPGDWFLFNTATREAAFLTARHRWFDRDGGASVRPVSLVARDGLPLHGYLTVPAGSDGRGLPMVVVPHGGPIGEFDEGGFERDNHLLAAAGYAVLQINFRGSGNYGRAHIQAGAKQWGRAMQDDVTDATRWAIAEGIADPQRICIYGASYGAYSAMMGAVREPALYRCAAGYVGVYDLPMMFKRGDIQDRTSGLNYLRDWLGDPAGLAAVSPVNLAASIKVPVLLAAGREDQRAPVQHTERMEAALKQAGVPVEAVYYAREGHGLYGDANQRDYYTRLLAFLARSLGGATAAAVTAGKASAP; encoded by the coding sequence ATGAAGCCTGTGTTCCTGATCGCCGGGCTGCTCGCGCTGTGCGGCGCCAGCCCTGTCCGTGCGGCCGACATCGCGCTGGACGACTACCTGCGCCGTGCCGAATTCAACGACATCCAGCTCTCGCCCACAGGTGAGTACCTGGCCATGACCGTGCCGCTGGACGGGGCCACGGCGGTCGCCGTCCTGCGCACCAGCACCCTGGAACTGGTCGGCAATTTCCGCCCGCCGCGCAACAACCACGCCAACAGCGTCGACTGGGTCAGCGACAACCGGCTGCTGATCGGCCTGGCCGAGAAATGGGGCGCGCTCGATGCACCGCGGCCCACCGGCGAACTGTACGCGATGGATGCCAACGGCAAGCGCGGCGACCTGCTGGTCGGTTACCGCGCGCGCCCGGATGAGCCCGGGCAGGTCAGCGGGCGCGTGGTCGAGCCGGTCGCCGCGTTCGTTGCCGATCCACGGCTGGGGGATGAGCGCAACGTGCTCATTTCCTTGTGGCCGTTCGCCAACGACACCAGCGCGCGCCTGGAACGGATGGATGTCATCACCGGCCGGCGCGTGCTGGTATCGCGATCACCGGTACAACGGGCCACGTTCACCACCGACAACGACGGTGTCCTGCGCTTCGCCCATGGCGCCGCAGAGGACAACATCAACAAGCTCTACTACCGTCAGGACGACGGTCGCTGGACCCTGCTCAACGACGAAGGCAGCAGCCAGCGCATCGAACGGCCCGTCGGCTTCTCAGCCGACAACCAACTGGCTTACCTGGTGGTGGAACAGGTCCATGGGCCCGATGCCGTGGTCAGCTGGAACCCGCGCAGCGGCGAGCGCCGCACCATGCTGCAGGACACGGTGGTCGACCCGACGTACATCATTCACCAGCCCGGTACGCGCGTGCCGGTGGGCGTGCAGTTCGTGGGGGCAGTCCCGCGCAGCGCGTTCTTCGACGAACAATCGCCCACTGCGCGGATCCAGCGCATGCTGGAAAAGGCGTTCCCCGGCCAGGTGGTCAGCCTGTTGTCGGCCACTGCGGACAATGCACGGATCCTGGTCAAGGTCGATTCGGGGCGCAATCCCGGTGACTGGTTCCTGTTCAACACCGCGACCCGCGAAGCGGCGTTCCTGACCGCGCGCCATCGCTGGTTTGATCGTGACGGTGGTGCCAGCGTGCGCCCGGTCAGCCTGGTTGCGCGCGATGGCCTGCCGTTGCACGGCTATCTGACCGTGCCTGCGGGAAGCGACGGCCGTGGGTTGCCCATGGTGGTGGTCCCGCACGGTGGCCCGATCGGCGAGTTCGATGAGGGCGGCTTCGAGCGTGACAACCACCTGCTGGCGGCGGCCGGCTATGCCGTGCTGCAGATCAATTTCCGTGGCTCGGGCAACTACGGTCGCGCCCACATCCAGGCCGGCGCGAAGCAATGGGGCCGGGCCATGCAGGATGACGTGACCGACGCCACCCGCTGGGCCATCGCCGAGGGCATCGCCGATCCGCAGCGCATCTGCATCTACGGCGCCAGCTACGGCGCGTACTCGGCCATGATGGGGGCCGTGCGTGAGCCGGCCTTGTACCGGTGCGCCGCAGGCTATGTGGGCGTCTACGACCTGCCGATGATGTTCAAGCGCGGCGACATCCAGGACCGCACCTCGGGCCTGAACTACCTGCGCGACTGGCTGGGTGATCCTGCCGGGCTTGCGGCGGTATCGCCGGTAAACCTGGCTGCGTCCATCAAAGTGCCCGTGTTGCTGGCTGCGGGCCGCGAAGACCAGCGTGCGCCGGTGCAGCACACCGAGCGCATGGAGGCGGCGCTGAAGCAGGCTGGCGTGCCGGTGGAAGCGGTGTACTACGCGCGCGAAGGGCATGGCCTGTATGGCGATGCCAACCAGCGCGATTACTACACCCGGTTGCTGGCGTTCCTCGCACGCAGCCTGGGTGGGGCGACCGCCGCAGCCGTCACAGCGGGCAAGGCCAGCGCGCCCTGA
- a CDS encoding oligopeptide:H+ symporter yields the protein MNSTAIASDDFLGHPKGVYVCFFTEMWERFSFYGMKALLLLYLTKYHLFGDKAGLDLLGAYGGLVYCIPVFGGMLADRWLGMRRAVLFGGILLVLGHLGMAFEGHAAYRVNGVVVRDTSALAVTYLSLALIIMGVGFLKPNISTIVGKLYPQDDPRRDSGFSLFYAGINLGALFSSLVCGFLGEAYGWKYGFGAAGIGMLAGLAMFLWGQKYLQGHAEPPQPAALKQKVLGLPREWLIYLCAVIGVLPVAWLMWAAGNGAFALGGEISLALMLMLVVLGGVLVWFAWFTGSKCTPVQRQQMIALMVLIFMALVFFTMYEQSYGSWVTFTDRLLTKDIVPALVITGGTPLPWSIVSLLLAPLGFVVSARLSERRPGSNAPRAFFITIVALMLVLLVRDCLVIPQTAGSLTYLGGLFLVLLAPAFAALWTWMDRRGWEPGKPVKSAWGLVIGALSFVPLALAAQQVGATGEMASVWWLVLAYFLLASGEMCLSPVGLSAVTQLAVPRVMSLMMGTWFLATAFSETLAALFGKLAAIEVPEGESLDMVAAAGAYAHLFWLLMWIGLGCAVAAFIAAPLLKRMMHGVK from the coding sequence ATGAATTCCACTGCGATTGCTTCCGACGACTTCCTGGGGCACCCCAAAGGCGTCTACGTCTGCTTCTTCACCGAAATGTGGGAGCGCTTCTCCTTCTATGGCATGAAGGCGCTGCTGCTGCTCTACCTCACCAAGTACCACCTGTTCGGCGACAAGGCCGGCCTGGACCTGCTCGGCGCGTATGGCGGTCTGGTGTACTGCATCCCGGTGTTCGGCGGCATGCTCGCCGACCGCTGGCTGGGCATGCGGCGGGCGGTGCTGTTCGGCGGCATCCTGCTGGTGCTGGGCCACCTGGGCATGGCCTTCGAGGGCCATGCGGCCTACCGGGTGAACGGCGTGGTGGTGCGTGATACCTCGGCCCTGGCGGTGACCTATCTCTCGCTGGCGCTGATCATCATGGGCGTCGGCTTCCTCAAGCCGAACATTTCCACCATCGTCGGCAAGCTCTACCCGCAGGACGACCCGCGTCGCGATTCGGGTTTCTCGCTGTTCTACGCCGGCATCAACCTGGGCGCGCTGTTCTCCTCGCTGGTCTGCGGTTTTCTCGGCGAAGCCTATGGCTGGAAGTACGGCTTCGGTGCCGCGGGCATCGGCATGCTGGCCGGCCTGGCGATGTTCCTGTGGGGCCAGAAGTACCTGCAGGGCCATGCCGAGCCGCCGCAACCGGCCGCACTGAAGCAGAAGGTGCTGGGCCTGCCGCGCGAATGGCTGATCTACCTGTGCGCGGTCATCGGCGTGCTGCCGGTGGCATGGCTGATGTGGGCCGCCGGCAACGGCGCCTTCGCCCTCGGCGGCGAGATCAGCCTGGCGTTGATGCTGATGCTGGTGGTGCTGGGCGGCGTGCTGGTCTGGTTCGCCTGGTTCACCGGCAGCAAGTGCACGCCCGTGCAGCGCCAGCAGATGATCGCGCTGATGGTGCTGATCTTCATGGCGCTGGTGTTCTTCACGATGTATGAGCAGTCCTACGGCTCGTGGGTGACCTTCACCGACCGCCTGCTGACCAAGGACATCGTGCCGGCGCTGGTCATCACCGGCGGTACCCCGCTGCCGTGGTCCATCGTGTCACTGCTGCTGGCGCCGCTGGGCTTCGTGGTCAGCGCGCGCCTGTCCGAACGCCGGCCCGGCTCCAACGCACCGCGCGCGTTCTTCATCACCATCGTCGCGCTGATGCTGGTGCTGCTGGTGCGCGACTGCCTGGTGATTCCGCAGACTGCGGGTTCGCTGACCTACCTGGGCGGCCTGTTCCTGGTGCTGCTGGCACCGGCCTTCGCCGCGCTGTGGACCTGGATGGACCGCCGCGGCTGGGAACCGGGCAAGCCGGTGAAATCGGCCTGGGGCCTGGTGATCGGCGCGCTGTCTTTCGTGCCGCTGGCGCTGGCCGCGCAGCAGGTGGGCGCGACGGGTGAAATGGCCAGCGTCTGGTGGCTGGTGCTGGCCTACTTCCTGCTGGCCAGCGGCGAAATGTGCCTGTCGCCGGTCGGCCTCTCGGCGGTGACCCAGCTGGCGGTGCCGCGGGTGATGAGCCTGATGATGGGCACCTGGTTCCTGGCCACCGCGTTTTCCGAAACGCTTGCCGCACTGTTCGGCAAGCTGGCCGCGATCGAAGTGCCCGAGGGCGAATCACTGGACATGGTGGCGGCCGCAGGCGCCTATGCGCACCTGTTCTGGCTGCTGATGTGGATCGGCCTGGGCTGTGCGGTGGCCGCCTTCATCGCCGCGCCGCTGCTGAAGCGGATGATGCACGGGGTCAAATGA